Proteins encoded by one window of Drosophila melanogaster chromosome X:
- the CG5877 gene encoding uncharacterized protein, isoform B, which translates to MLKRNPFQYTLWSNLIMITQGDMACCNVSAVLRIYEYSMRRMHVGHNDEITRRFIIKETDVIMLKLFHNCLLFLRQSGHTNWMFALIRLSMELNFPYLTFECLQAHAGREKALIGFEEVVLRSGMPMPEIWTRVEQLRQAYCFLPLKDKLASSTNVFKNKMNAERYFCSDKLVPYVHALKSQNNRLHLVLVVVQLMKLPLIRSASLADKLNPCIEDFGESEAIEMLFAAIVDRHSYAVASLQYQFDAAMIDLAREMSVTPSYMPHLVGHKLYADTVSNMLLKCVEVFIGEESKRRLLLILYLRFQKLLIVLHKSMGKLTKKFFKDKRTRMRKLINLTENRNVISFYTEQALCEIEAKHYRLGFSIISRIITKKSEESSCISCVDTMHLYLVCAELHIHRGRISKAIGILVSLCLEKHAGVKQTTVYSKEQVLKGLRNAEKMVRAELKSLDTQPAEMSLEEYFQPNKLLILLRAICLIEVLNNRRHKEARMWLNDLQNNEFGPEAVKDSERKRFLREQIMEIQMLHLRLSFLVFGEVEFYTGFKKIKLHELLENGLEEFPRNMVFLQLWASLKSIMWHKQRSRLIRTKAGIASLAHLVVAIHNRFGIVDTNDKFSKEATRKMVCNRLVSIVETFLPTNLDRLDVEEEHYRILRRNSIYWRLYMIALSKTNASFRRSKEVLIMAMDECPWDKSLLMEGAKVLPVKLASLQDLMTEKEIRIFAMPEEVDVLRGF; encoded by the coding sequence ATGCTGAAGAGAAACCCATTCCAGTACACACTGTGGAGCAACCTAATAATGATCACCCAAGGCGACATGGCTTGTTGCAACGTGTCCGCTGTGCTCCGGATTTACGAGTACAGCATGCGCCGCATGCATGTGGGACACAACGATGAAATAACCCGAAGATTCATCATTAAGGAGACTGATGTGATAATGCTAAAACTTTTTCACAATTGCTTACTATTCCTACGCCAATCGGGCCATACTAACTGGATGTTTGCTCTGATTCGTTTGTCTATGGAGTTGAATTTCCCCTACCTGACGTTCGAATGCCTACAAGCACATGCAGGAAGAGAAAAAGCATTGATTGGATTCGAGGAAGTGGTGCTGCGTTCGGGAATGCCGATGCCCGAGATCTGGACGCGTGTGGAGCAGCTCAGACAGGCATACTGCTTCCTGCCGTTGAAAGACAAGCTGGCTTCGTCGACTAATGTCTTCAAAAACAAGATGAACGCCGAACGATACTTTTGCAGCGACAAACTTGTCCCATATGTACACGCACTCAAGTCGCAGAATAATCGTCTGCACCTGGTGCTCGTGGTTGTTCAACTAATGAAATTGCCCCTGATTCGCAGCGCTAGTTTGGCGGACAAATTGAATCCTTGCATCGAGGACTTCGGCGAGTCTGAGGCCATTGAAATGCTTTTCGCTGCCATAGTAGATAGGCACTCCTATGCAGTGGCTTCGTTGCAATATCAATTTGATGCAGCCATGATCGACTTAGCCAGAGAGATGTCCGTGACGCCCAGCTACATGCCGCATCTTGTTGGCCATAAACTGTATGCGGATACCGTGAGTAATATGCTACTCAAATGCGTCGAAGTCTTTATCGGCGAGGAGTCCAAGCGACGATTGTTGCTTATTCTGTATTTGCGATTCCAAAAACTATTAATAGTGCTGCACAAGTCCATGGGCAAGCTAACGAAAAAATTCTTTAAGGATAAACGAACACGGATGCGCAAACTGATCAATTTGACGGAGAACCGAAATGTTATTAGTTTCTACACGGAACAGGCCTTGTGCGAAATTGAGGCTAAGCATTACCGACTGGGCTTTTCCATAATTTCGAGGATCATCACAAAAAAATCGGAAGAATCCAGCTGCATTAGTTGCGTGGACACAATGCATCTCTATTTAGTTTGTGCAGAATTGCATATACATAGGGGCCGCATATCTAAGGCCATCGGCATACTCGTTTCACTGTGTTTGGAAAAACATGCCGGAGTAAAGCAGACAACTGTCTACTCCAAGGAACAGGTTTTGAAAGGCCTGAGAAATGCAGAGAAAATGGTGCGAGCGGAACTGAAATCCCTCGATACCCAGCCAGCTGAGATGTCTTTGGAGGAGTACTTCCAGCCCAACAAATTGCTCATCCTCTTGCGCGCTATCTGTTTGATCGAAGTGCTGAATAATCGTCGTCATAAGGAGGCTAGAATGTGGCTCAATGACCTGCAGAATAACGAATTTGGTCCCGAGGCCGTCAAGGACAGCGAAAGAAAGCGTTTCCTTAGGGAGCAGATCATGGAAATACAGATGCTACATCTGCGTTTGTCCTTTTTAGTATTTGGCGAAGTTGAATTCTATACTGGATTCAAAAAGATCAAGCTACATGAACTGCTCGAGAATGGACTCGAAGAGTTTCCACGAAATATGGTGTTTCTACAGCTGTGGGCCAGCTTAAAATCGATTATGTGGCACAAGCAGCGTAGCCGGCTCATACGCACCAAAGCCGGCATCGCTTCACTGGCGCACTTGGTCGTTGCGATTCACAATCGCTTTGGAATCGTAGATACCAACGATAAGTTTTCAAAGGAAGCCACAAGGAAGATGGTGTGCAATCGTTTGGTCAGCATTGTCGAGACTTTTCTCCCGACCAATTTAGATCGTTTGGATGTGGAGGAAGAGCATTATCGCATACTGCGCAGGAACTCCATCTATTGGCGCTTGTACATGATTGCCCTATCCAAAACGAATGCCTCGTTTAGGCGCAGCAAAGAAGTCCTTATAATGGCCATGGACGAGTGTCCCTGGGACAAGTCACTACTGATGGAAGGCGCCAAGGTTTTGCCAGTGAAACTAGCATCGCTACAGGACCTGATGACCGAAAAAGAGATTCGCATTTTCGCTATGCCCGAGGAAGTGGACGTCTTGAGGGGCTTTTAA
- the CG9106 gene encoding uncharacterized protein, isoform A yields the protein MVINLNPSTSSNANASGSSVGGGSGGGSDGGNGDGMSSAGSQSGNIIGGNGSGSGNGNGNGDGNGSGNTAGNVSSGTPSNLMGIISHEMFDGIVYLHVVCAGESSSKWVTLEEAMAYCPSGVVAYTKLQLAEIYGIPMDVLFD from the coding sequence ATGGTCATCAATCTGAATCCGTCCACCTCTTCGAACGCCAATGCCAGCGGTAGCAGCGTGGgtggcggcagcggtggcggCAGCGACGGTGGCAACGGCGATGGAATGAGCAGCGCTGGGAGCCAGAGCGGCAACATCATtggcggaaacggaagcggaagcggaaacggTAACGGTAACGGTGATGGTAACGGTAGTGGCAACACCGCCGGAAACGTCAGTAGCGGCACCCCCAGCAACCTGATGGGCATCATCAGCCATGAGATGTTCGATGGTATCGTCTATCTGCATGTGGTATGTGCCGGTGAGTCAAGCTCCAAGTGGGTCACTCTGGAGGAGGCGATGGCCTACTGTCCCAGCGGCGTTGTTGCCTACACCAAACTGCAGCTGGCCGAGATTTATGGCATACCGATGGACGTTCTGTTCGACTGA
- the CG5877 gene encoding uncharacterized protein, isoform D, producing MSLFPAYGAGRTSAAGSAKQTTKPGEEEPSTGGNWKKNESYIKKHVNIATQGPESDSSSSTEDSEDEADKRKQDDVTKTKNVHRGKTLEFDSSDGFYVDKVGNSSYRNIKTLKKPARPRYKTRMKRLGDGKYNPHDFSRAHSKFSLKRSRYVREKLIADAPSEDEVSRLQEQLIRTKVLVQQEPEVLDHWLQLHRLLNLNLDKANRLAVAEQQIHSLETAMEHHPSNQQILRLYTHVANATYQANEVARRFEKMLKRNPFQYTLWSNLIMITQGDMACCNVSAVLRIYEYSMRRMHVGHNDEITRRFIIKETDVIMLKLFHNCLLFLRQSGHTNWMFALIRLSMELNFPYLTFECLQAHAGREKALIGFEEVVLRSGMPMPEIWTRVEQLRQAYCFLPLKDKLASSTNVFKNKMNAERYFCSDKLVPYVHALKSQNNRLHLVLVVVQLMKLPLIRSASLADKLNPCIEDFGESEAIEMLFAAIVDRHSYAVASLQYQFDAAMIDLAREMSVTPSYMPHLVGHKLYADTVSNMLLKCVEVFIGEESKRRLLLILYLRFQKLLIVLHKSMGKLTKKFFKDKRTRMRKLINLTENRNVISFYTEQALCEIEAKHYRLGFSIISRIITKKSEESSCISCVDTMHLYLVCAELHIHRGRISKAIGILVSLCLEKHAGVKQTTVYSKEQVLKGLRNAEKMVRAELKSLDTQPAEMSLEEYFQPNKLLILLRAICLIEVLNNRRHKEARMWLNDLQNNEFGPEAVKDSERKRFLREQIMEIQMLHLRLSFLVFGEVEFYTGFKKIKLHELLENGLEEFPRNMVFLQLWASLKSIMWHKQRSRLIRTKAGIASLAHLVVAIHNRFGIVDTNDKFSKEATRKMVCNRLVSIVETFLPTNLDRLDVEEEHYRILRRNSIYWRLYMIALSKTNASFRRSKEVLIMAMDECPWDKSLLMEGAKVLPVKLASLQDLMTEKEIRIFAMPEEVDVLRGF from the exons ATGTCTCTCTTTCCCGCCTACGGCGCTGGCCGCACCTCAGCAGCCGGCAGTGCGAAACAGACGACGAAACCAGGTGAAGAGGAGCCGTCGACAGGCGGGAATTGGAAAAAAAACGAGAGTTACATCAAAAAACATGTGAATATAGCAACTCAAGGACCCGAATCGGACAGTTCCTCCAGTACGGAGGACTCCGAGGATGAGGCGGACAAGCGCAAGCAAGACGATGTTACCAAAACCAAGAATGTACACCGGGGTAAGACACTAGAATTCGATAGCAGCGATGGGTTTTATGTGGACAAGGTGGGCAACAGCTCCTATAGAAACATCAAAACCCTGAAAAAACCCGCAAGACCACGCTACAAAACCCGGATGAAACGACTGGGTGATGGAAAATACAATCCCCATGACTTCTCAAGGGCTCACTCCAAATTTTCCCTAAAACGTAGTCGCTACGTCAGAGAGAAACTGATCGCTGATGCACCCAGCGAAGATGAGGTGTCCAGGCTGCAGGAGCAGCTCATACGCACCAAAGTGCTCGTCCAGCAGGAACCCGAGGTACTGGACCACTGGCTGCAGCTGCACCGTCTGCTCAATCTCAACTTGGACAAGGCCAATCGGCTGGCGGTGGCGGAACAACAGATACACAGCCTGGAAACGGCCATGGAGCACCATCCGTCCAATCAACAGATTCTGCGGCTCTACACGCACGTGGCCAATGCCACCTATCAGGCCAACGAG GTTGCTAGGCGATTCGAGAAAATGCTGAAGAGAAACCCATTCCAGTACACACTGTGGAGCAACCTAATAATGATCACCCAAGGCGACATGGCTTGTTGCAACGTGTCCGCTGTGCTCCGGATTTACGAGTACAGCATGCGCCGCATGCATGTGGGACACAACGATGAAATAACCCGAAGATTCATCATTAAGGAGACTGATGTGATAATGCTAAAACTTTTTCACAATTGCTTACTATTCCTACGCCAATCGGGCCATACTAACTGGATGTTTGCTCTGATTCGTTTGTCTATGGAGTTGAATTTCCCCTACCTGACGTTCGAATGCCTACAAGCACATGCAGGAAGAGAAAAAGCATTGATTGGATTCGAGGAAGTGGTGCTGCGTTCGGGAATGCCGATGCCCGAGATCTGGACGCGTGTGGAGCAGCTCAGACAGGCATACTGCTTCCTGCCGTTGAAAGACAAGCTGGCTTCGTCGACTAATGTCTTCAAAAACAAGATGAACGCCGAACGATACTTTTGCAGCGACAAACTTGTCCCATATGTACACGCACTCAAGTCGCAGAATAATCGTCTGCACCTGGTGCTCGTGGTTGTTCAACTAATGAAATTGCCCCTGATTCGCAGCGCTAGTTTGGCGGACAAATTGAATCCTTGCATCGAGGACTTCGGCGAGTCTGAGGCCATTGAAATGCTTTTCGCTGCCATAGTAGATAGGCACTCCTATGCAGTGGCTTCGTTGCAATATCAATTTGATGCAGCCATGATCGACTTAGCCAGAGAGATGTCCGTGACGCCCAGCTACATGCCGCATCTTGTTGGCCATAAACTGTATGCGGATACCGTGAGTAATATGCTACTCAAATGCGTCGAAGTCTTTATCGGCGAGGAGTCCAAGCGACGATTGTTGCTTATTCTGTATTTGCGATTCCAAAAACTATTAATAGTGCTGCACAAGTCCATGGGCAAGCTAACGAAAAAATTCTTTAAGGATAAACGAACACGGATGCGCAAACTGATCAATTTGACGGAGAACCGAAATGTTATTAGTTTCTACACGGAACAGGCCTTGTGCGAAATTGAGGCTAAGCATTACCGACTGGGCTTTTCCATAATTTCGAGGATCATCACAAAAAAATCGGAAGAATCCAGCTGCATTAGTTGCGTGGACACAATGCATCTCTATTTAGTTTGTGCAGAATTGCATATACATAGGGGCCGCATATCTAAGGCCATCGGCATACTCGTTTCACTGTGTTTGGAAAAACATGCCGGAGTAAAGCAGACAACTGTCTACTCCAAGGAACAGGTTTTGAAAGGCCTGAGAAATGCAGAGAAAATGGTGCGAGCGGAACTGAAATCCCTCGATACCCAGCCAGCTGAGATGTCTTTGGAGGAGTACTTCCAGCCCAACAAATTGCTCATCCTCTTGCGCGCTATCTGTTTGATCGAAGTGCTGAATAATCGTCGTCATAAGGAGGCTAGAATGTGGCTCAATGACCTGCAGAATAACGAATTTGGTCCCGAGGCCGTCAAGGACAGCGAAAGAAAGCGTTTCCTTAGGGAGCAGATCATGGAAATACAGATGCTACATCTGCGTTTGTCCTTTTTAGTATTTGGCGAAGTTGAATTCTATACTGGATTCAAAAAGATCAAGCTACATGAACTGCTCGAGAATGGACTCGAAGAGTTTCCACGAAATATGGTGTTTCTACAGCTGTGGGCCAGCTTAAAATCGATTATGTGGCACAAGCAGCGTAGCCGGCTCATACGCACCAAAGCCGGCATCGCTTCACTGGCGCACTTGGTCGTTGCGATTCACAATCGCTTTGGAATCGTAGATACCAACGATAAGTTTTCAAAGGAAGCCACAAGGAAGATGGTGTGCAATCGTTTGGTCAGCATTGTCGAGACTTTTCTCCCGACCAATTTAGATCGTTTGGATGTGGAGGAAGAGCATTATCGCATACTGCGCAGGAACTCCATCTATTGGCGCTTGTACATGATTGCCCTATCCAAAACGAATGCCTCGTTTAGGCGCAGCAAAGAAGTCCTTATAATGGCCATGGACGAGTGTCCCTGGGACAAGTCACTACTGATGGAAGGCGCCAAGGTTTTGCCAGTGAAACTAGCATCGCTACAGGACCTGATGACCGAAAAAGAGATTCGCATTTTCGCTATGCCCGAGGAAGTGGACGTCTTGAGGGGCTTTTAA